In one window of Micromonospora cathayae DNA:
- a CDS encoding DUF559 domain-containing protein, whose amino-acid sequence MPVRTHRPSALAWQVFRGSDVVRRGLLTRDQLRSSAWIRLRHDSYADSRLGRDHGLACRAVALRLPADAVFAGPSAAYLHGVEHAAGFTDDVHVVVPRPAGLRSQRGLRVHTTALVVGTQLAGETGHRTPPGRARTPLLRDPTWAAWETAVWVEPVRAVGVIDSLLGQGLTNRGALHDFATGNAERPGGRRAARVLALADPGAQSPPESHLRVRLMMAGLPRPITQHPIRLTSGLVLHPDLAWPEYRVAVEYDGQWHADPDQLHRDRKRLNQLVAAGWLVLHVTGRRLRHDFPAVVREVRAALSTCGWHG is encoded by the coding sequence GTGCCCGTACGCACTCATCGCCCCTCAGCGCTTGCCTGGCAGGTGTTCCGCGGCTCGGACGTGGTCCGACGCGGGCTCCTGACCCGGGATCAGCTGCGCAGCTCGGCCTGGATCCGGCTGCGCCACGACAGCTATGCCGACTCCCGGTTGGGCCGGGACCACGGGCTCGCCTGTCGGGCGGTGGCGCTGCGACTTCCCGCCGACGCGGTCTTCGCTGGTCCTTCGGCGGCCTACCTGCACGGCGTCGAACACGCCGCCGGCTTCACCGACGACGTTCACGTCGTCGTGCCCCGACCGGCCGGGCTCCGTAGCCAGCGTGGCCTACGGGTGCACACGACCGCCCTGGTCGTAGGCACACAGCTGGCGGGAGAAACCGGACACCGGACACCGCCCGGTCGGGCCAGGACGCCGCTCCTGCGCGATCCGACGTGGGCGGCCTGGGAAACTGCGGTGTGGGTGGAGCCGGTCCGGGCTGTCGGCGTCATCGATTCCCTGCTCGGTCAGGGGTTGACCAACCGGGGCGCGCTCCACGACTTCGCGACCGGCAACGCCGAGCGACCGGGCGGCAGACGTGCGGCCCGCGTGCTCGCGCTGGCCGATCCGGGCGCCCAGTCGCCTCCCGAGTCCCACCTCCGGGTCAGGTTGATGATGGCCGGGCTGCCCCGCCCGATCACCCAGCATCCGATTCGGCTGACGTCCGGGCTGGTGCTTCATCCGGATCTGGCCTGGCCGGAGTATCGGGTGGCCGTCGAGTACGACGGACAATGGCATGCCGACCCGGACCAGCTGCACCGCGACCGGAAGCGGTTGAACCAGCTCGTGGCGGCCGGTTGGCTCGTCCTGCACGTGACCGGCCGCCGACTGCGACACGACTTTCCGGCAGTCGTACGCGAGGTCCGGGCCGCGCTGTCGACCTGCGGCTGGCATGGCTGA
- a CDS encoding S8 family serine peptidase — protein MSKRFTAGAVATATALALTVTGPAGPANAERTAARTFTVVAEEGASTDAAINAIRAAGGTVVSRTDEVGIFQVTSDRADFASRAVAAGSVLGVSERKAIGRKPKLDRVEQEHLLAAAKNAAKKPGRSNKSMDPLDDKLWGLEMIRADKSRKIEPGDRRVKVGILDTGVDASNPDIAPNFDWSLSRNFAPDMVDVDGPCEVASCLDPVGTDDNGHGTHVAGTIGAAANGFGISGVAPNVSLVELKGGQDSGYFFLDPVVNSLVHAANSGLDVVNMSFYVDPWLYNCTANPADSAEDQAEQRAIIAAMKRALTYAHRKGVTLVGALGNNNEDLGDPRVDESSPDYGADPYPREIDNASCWDLPVEGPHVIGVSSLGPSYKKSDFSNYGTERISVAAPGGWFRDGFGTDTYRTDANMILSAYPKHVLQEEGSVDAAGNIVPGAETFVFKDCKANGECGYYTYLQGTSMAAPHAAGVTALIVSKFGKKDRRGGFGMDPDLVEQHLYRTAAERACPEPRLQQYRNEGRDETYDAYCAGGLNFNGFYGYGIVDAYAAVKTPLKPNARP, from the coding sequence GTGAGCAAGCGCTTCACCGCCGGTGCCGTCGCTACCGCAACGGCGCTGGCACTCACGGTGACCGGCCCGGCCGGCCCCGCGAACGCCGAGCGGACCGCCGCCCGGACGTTCACCGTGGTCGCCGAGGAGGGTGCCTCCACGGACGCCGCGATCAATGCGATCCGGGCGGCCGGCGGCACCGTCGTGTCCCGTACCGACGAGGTCGGCATCTTCCAGGTCACCAGCGACCGGGCGGACTTCGCCAGCAGGGCCGTCGCGGCCGGCAGTGTGCTCGGCGTGAGCGAGCGGAAGGCCATCGGCCGCAAGCCCAAGCTGGACCGGGTCGAGCAGGAGCACCTGCTGGCCGCGGCGAAGAACGCGGCCAAGAAGCCCGGCAGGTCGAACAAGAGCATGGACCCGCTGGACGACAAGCTCTGGGGTCTGGAGATGATCCGGGCCGACAAGTCCCGCAAGATCGAGCCCGGGGACCGCCGGGTCAAGGTCGGCATCCTGGACACCGGTGTCGACGCCAGCAACCCCGACATCGCGCCCAACTTCGACTGGTCGCTGTCGCGCAACTTCGCTCCGGACATGGTGGACGTCGACGGGCCCTGCGAGGTGGCGAGCTGCCTCGACCCGGTCGGCACCGACGACAACGGGCACGGCACCCACGTCGCCGGCACCATCGGCGCGGCGGCCAACGGCTTCGGTATCTCCGGGGTCGCCCCGAACGTGTCGCTGGTCGAGCTGAAGGGCGGCCAGGACTCGGGCTACTTCTTCCTCGACCCGGTGGTCAACTCGCTGGTGCACGCCGCCAACAGCGGTCTCGACGTGGTGAACATGTCCTTCTACGTCGACCCGTGGCTGTACAACTGCACCGCCAACCCGGCCGACTCCGCCGAGGACCAGGCCGAGCAGCGGGCGATCATCGCGGCGATGAAGCGGGCCCTGACCTACGCCCACCGCAAGGGCGTCACCCTGGTCGGCGCGCTCGGCAACAACAACGAGGACCTCGGCGACCCGCGCGTCGACGAGTCCAGCCCGGACTACGGCGCCGACCCCTACCCCCGGGAGATCGACAACGCGAGCTGCTGGGACCTGCCGGTCGAGGGCCCGCACGTCATCGGGGTCTCCTCGCTCGGCCCGTCGTACAAGAAGTCGGACTTCTCGAACTACGGCACCGAGCGGATCTCCGTGGCCGCCCCCGGTGGCTGGTTCCGGGACGGCTTCGGCACCGACACGTACCGCACCGACGCCAACATGATCCTGTCGGCGTACCCGAAGCACGTCCTGCAGGAGGAGGGCTCGGTCGACGCCGCCGGCAACATCGTGCCGGGCGCGGAGACGTTCGTCTTCAAGGACTGCAAGGCCAACGGTGAGTGCGGCTACTACACCTACCTCCAGGGCACCTCGATGGCCGCGCCGCACGCCGCCGGCGTCACCGCGCTGATCGTCAGCAAGTTCGGCAAGAAGGACCGCCGGGGCGGCTTCGGCATGGACCCGGACCTGGTCGAGCAGCACCTCTACCGGACGGCCGCCGAGCGCGCCTGCCCGGAGCCGCGGCTGCAGCAGTACCGCAACGAGGGCCGGGACGAGACCTACGACGCGTACTGCGCCGGTGGCCTCAACTTCAACGGCTTCTACGGGTACGGCATCGTCGACGCGTACGCCGCCGTGAAGACCCCGCTGAAGCCGAACGCCCGCCCGTAG
- a CDS encoding HAD family hydrolase yields MVGAVVFDADETLVDLRPAVTGGLVAVLEEMRRLTPAAAEIDLADLESDWGAVFGAHRSAPVAEIRRAALARSLSRVGLADDLDRFAELFFARRFALTRPYPDVLPALAALRDRVTLGYATNGNSRAARCGLAGEFAFELYAHENGLPKKPDPAFFAAVVGAAGVPPSQVLYVGDSLTLDVVASQRAGLRAVWLNRQGNPCPPGVTPDATVSTVTELLSLVGRSARQRR; encoded by the coding sequence ATGGTCGGTGCGGTGGTGTTCGACGCGGACGAGACGCTGGTGGACCTACGGCCGGCGGTGACCGGCGGGCTGGTGGCCGTACTCGAGGAGATGCGGCGGCTGACCCCGGCGGCGGCCGAGATCGATCTCGCGGACCTGGAGTCCGACTGGGGTGCGGTGTTCGGCGCGCACCGCTCCGCACCCGTGGCGGAGATCAGGCGGGCCGCGCTGGCCCGGTCGCTGTCCCGGGTCGGGCTGGCGGACGACCTGGACCGGTTCGCCGAGCTGTTCTTCGCCCGACGGTTCGCGCTGACCCGGCCCTACCCGGACGTGCTGCCCGCGCTCGCCGCGCTGCGGGACCGGGTCACCCTCGGATACGCGACCAACGGCAACAGCCGGGCGGCCCGCTGCGGGCTGGCCGGCGAGTTCGCCTTCGAACTGTACGCACACGAGAACGGTCTGCCGAAGAAGCCGGATCCGGCGTTCTTCGCGGCGGTGGTGGGCGCGGCCGGGGTGCCACCGTCCCAGGTGCTGTACGTGGGGGACTCGCTCACCCTGGACGTGGTCGCGTCGCAACGGGCCGGCCTGCGCGCGGTCTGGCTGAACCGCCAGGGCAACCCCTGCCCACCGGGGGTGACGCCGGACGCGACGGTGTCCACAGTGACCGAACTGCTGAGCCTGGTCGGCCGGTCGGCGCGACAACGACGGTGA
- a CDS encoding GNAT family N-acetyltransferase, translated as MTDADAPAGTLLESDRLRLRRFTPADLDHLVELDADPEVMRYLTNGRPTPLPVLRDDLLPRILAGYERSPGLGRWAAVSRTDGEFLGWFALDPPAGDDRTQAELGYRLRRSAWGRGLATEGSRALIRYAFDQLGLRRVWAETMAVNVRSRRVLERAGLRHVRTFHLTWDDPIPGTEHGEVEYEILRSGR; from the coding sequence ATGACCGATGCGGACGCGCCAGCCGGAACCCTGCTGGAATCCGACCGTCTCCGGCTACGCCGGTTCACACCCGCCGATCTCGACCATCTGGTCGAACTGGACGCCGACCCGGAGGTCATGCGGTACCTGACCAACGGGCGGCCCACTCCGCTGCCGGTACTCCGGGACGACCTGCTGCCCCGGATCCTGGCCGGGTACGAGCGGTCGCCGGGCCTCGGCCGGTGGGCGGCGGTCAGCCGCACCGACGGGGAGTTCCTCGGCTGGTTCGCGCTCGACCCACCGGCCGGCGACGACCGGACGCAGGCCGAACTGGGCTACCGGCTCCGCCGGTCGGCCTGGGGCCGGGGGCTGGCCACCGAGGGCTCCCGCGCCCTGATCCGGTACGCCTTCGACCAGCTCGGACTGCGCCGGGTCTGGGCCGAGACGATGGCGGTGAACGTCCGCTCGCGGCGAGTGCTGGAACGGGCCGGCCTGCGCCACGTTCGTACCTTCCACCTCACCTGGGACGACCCGATCCCCGGCACCGAGCACGGCGAGGTGGAGTACGAGATCCTCCGTTCCGGACGATGA
- a CDS encoding pyridoxamine 5'-phosphate oxidase family protein has protein sequence MAARLAGQRNAWLCTLRPDGSPHVTPVWFVHRQGQWWICTAAGNRKARNVTGDPRVSLALEDADGPVVAEGTVTVHRDTFPAEVVAAFRDKYGWDVTGPDQPPGGNVLLQVTVTRWLLTGVVRSRPGRYCPLSSWLVSSAVVLAGIARCRPGWCRPLTSWPVSSADVPADGSSPGPTTTSADVRCLPGPLRTE, from the coding sequence GTGGCGGCCCGGCTGGCGGGGCAGCGTAACGCCTGGCTCTGCACCCTCCGCCCCGACGGTTCCCCGCACGTCACGCCGGTCTGGTTCGTCCACCGGCAGGGGCAGTGGTGGATCTGCACGGCAGCCGGCAACCGCAAGGCCCGCAACGTGACCGGCGACCCCCGCGTCTCACTGGCCCTGGAGGACGCCGACGGGCCGGTGGTCGCGGAAGGCACGGTGACCGTGCACCGGGACACCTTTCCAGCCGAGGTCGTCGCAGCCTTCCGCGACAAGTACGGCTGGGACGTGACCGGACCGGATCAGCCGCCGGGCGGCAACGTCCTGCTCCAGGTCACCGTCACCCGCTGGCTCCTGACCGGCGTCGTCCGCAGTCGTCCCGGCCGGTATTGCCCGCTGTCGTCCTGGCTGGTGTCGTCCGCTGTCGTCCTGGCCGGTATTGCCCGCTGTCGTCCTGGCTGGTGTCGTCCGCTGACGTCTTGGCCGGTGTCGTCCGCTGACGTCCCGGCCGACGGCTCGTCGCCGGGGCCGACGACGACGTCCGCCGATGTCCGGTGCCTGCCGGGGCCGCTGCGAACGGAGTAA
- a CDS encoding class II fumarate hydratase — MTTPEAVGYRIERDSMGEVEVPADALWRAQTQRAVQNFPISGRGIESAQIRALAQIKGAAAQVNAELGVLDAEVAAAIAAAAAHVADGGYDDQFPIDVFQTGSGTSSNMNTNEVIATLASRELGRDVHPNDDVNASQSSNDVFPSSIHLAATQAVTHDLLPALAKLAEALDAKAAEFETVVKAGRTHLMDATPVTIGQEFGGYAAQIRYGIERLESALPRLAELPLGGTAVGTGINTPLGFAAAVIGKLRESTGLPVTEARNHFEAQGARDALVETSGQLRTIAVGFYKIANDVRWMGSGPRAGLRELRIPDLQPGSSIMPGKVNPVVAEAVRQVCAQVVGNDATVAFAGSQGDFELNVMLPVMARNLLESIRLLAASARLFADRCVAGLAANADVCLAYAEGSPSIVTPLNRHLGYDEAASIAKEALAKEMSIREVVLARGHVDSGKLTADQLDEALDVLRMTHP; from the coding sequence GTGACGACTCCAGAGGCAGTGGGCTACCGGATCGAACGCGACTCGATGGGCGAGGTGGAGGTGCCCGCCGACGCGCTGTGGCGGGCCCAGACCCAGCGGGCGGTGCAGAACTTCCCGATCTCCGGCCGGGGCATCGAGTCCGCCCAGATCCGGGCGCTGGCCCAGATCAAGGGGGCCGCCGCGCAGGTCAACGCCGAACTGGGGGTCCTCGACGCGGAGGTGGCCGCCGCGATCGCCGCCGCCGCCGCGCACGTGGCCGACGGCGGGTACGACGACCAGTTCCCGATCGACGTCTTCCAGACCGGCTCGGGCACCTCGTCGAACATGAACACCAACGAGGTGATCGCCACCCTGGCCAGCCGGGAGCTGGGCCGGGACGTCCACCCGAACGACGACGTCAACGCCTCCCAGTCCAGCAACGACGTCTTCCCGTCCTCGATCCACCTGGCCGCCACCCAGGCCGTCACGCACGACCTGCTTCCGGCGTTGGCCAAGCTGGCCGAGGCTCTGGACGCCAAGGCCGCCGAGTTCGAGACCGTGGTCAAGGCCGGCCGGACCCACCTGATGGACGCCACCCCGGTCACCATCGGCCAGGAGTTCGGCGGCTACGCCGCGCAGATCCGGTACGGGATCGAGCGGCTGGAGTCCGCCCTGCCCCGGCTGGCCGAGCTGCCGCTCGGCGGCACCGCCGTGGGCACCGGCATCAACACCCCGCTGGGCTTCGCCGCCGCCGTGATCGGGAAGCTGCGCGAGTCGACCGGTCTGCCGGTGACCGAGGCCCGCAACCACTTCGAGGCGCAGGGCGCGCGGGACGCCCTCGTCGAGACGTCGGGCCAGTTGCGCACCATCGCGGTCGGCTTCTACAAGATCGCCAACGACGTACGCTGGATGGGCTCCGGCCCTCGCGCCGGCCTGCGTGAACTGCGCATCCCCGACCTCCAGCCCGGCTCGTCGATCATGCCCGGCAAGGTGAACCCGGTGGTCGCCGAGGCGGTCCGGCAGGTCTGTGCCCAGGTCGTCGGCAACGACGCCACCGTCGCCTTCGCCGGCTCACAGGGTGACTTCGAGCTGAACGTGATGCTGCCGGTGATGGCCCGGAACCTGCTGGAGTCGATCCGGCTGCTGGCCGCGTCGGCCAGGCTGTTCGCCGACCGCTGCGTCGCCGGCCTGGCCGCCAACGCCGACGTCTGCCTGGCGTACGCGGAGGGTTCGCCGTCCATCGTCACCCCGCTCAACCGTCACCTCGGGTACGACGAGGCCGCCTCGATCGCCAAGGAGGCCCTCGCCAAGGAGATGTCCATCCGGGAGGTGGTGCTGGCCCGGGGCCACGTGGACAGCGGCAAGCTCACCGCCGACCAGCTCGACGAGGCATTGGACGTGCTCCGGATGACCCACCCCTGA
- a CDS encoding fumarate hydratase, with translation MSSAAAFTYAPLLPVGVDQTEYRLVTDEGVDVVNGPGGRRFLTVDPAALTALTAEAMHDIAHFLRPAHLAQLRSIIDDPAASPNDRFVALDLLRNANIAAGGVLPMCQDTGTAIVMGKRGRHVLTDGTDAEAISRGVYQAYTKLNLRYSQLAPLTMWEERNTGSNLPAQVEIYAEDPDGHPDAYKFLFMAKGGGSANKSYLYQETKALLNPTRMMQFLEEKLRLIGTSACPPYHLAIVIGGTSAEYALKTAKYASAKYLDALPTEGSMGAHGFRDLELEAEVLELTRNFGIGAQFGGRYFCHDVRVVRLPRHGASCPVAIAVSCSADRQAVAKITPSGVWLERLETDPARYLPDVTDETLETSEVVRVDLNRPMDEIRAELSRYPVKTRLSLTGPLVVARDIAHAKIAERLDAGEPMPQYLRDHAVYYAGPAKTPEGYASGSFGPTTAGRMDAYVEKFQAAGGSLVMLAKGNRSAQVTRSCDQHGGFYLGSIGGPAARLAQDCIKHVEVLEYPELGMEAVWKIEVEDFPAFIVVDDKGNDFFAEVTKPTLTIGRR, from the coding sequence ATGAGCAGTGCCGCCGCGTTCACCTACGCCCCCTTGCTCCCGGTCGGCGTCGACCAGACCGAGTATCGCCTGGTCACCGACGAGGGCGTCGACGTCGTCAACGGTCCGGGTGGCCGCCGGTTCCTCACCGTGGACCCGGCCGCGCTCACCGCCCTGACCGCCGAGGCCATGCACGACATCGCGCACTTCCTGCGCCCGGCCCACCTGGCCCAGCTCCGGTCGATCATCGACGACCCGGCGGCCTCCCCGAACGACCGGTTCGTGGCGCTGGACCTGCTCCGCAACGCCAACATCGCGGCCGGCGGGGTGCTGCCGATGTGCCAGGACACCGGCACCGCGATCGTGATGGGCAAGCGCGGCCGGCACGTGCTCACCGACGGCACCGACGCGGAGGCGATCTCCCGGGGCGTCTACCAGGCGTACACGAAGCTCAACCTGCGCTATTCGCAGCTCGCCCCGTTGACCATGTGGGAGGAGCGCAACACCGGCAGCAACCTGCCCGCCCAGGTGGAGATCTACGCCGAGGACCCGGACGGCCACCCGGACGCGTACAAGTTCCTGTTCATGGCCAAGGGCGGCGGCTCGGCCAACAAGTCGTACCTCTACCAGGAGACCAAGGCGCTGCTGAACCCGACCAGGATGATGCAGTTCCTGGAGGAGAAGCTGCGGCTGATCGGCACGTCGGCCTGCCCGCCGTACCATCTGGCGATCGTCATCGGCGGCACCTCCGCCGAGTACGCGCTGAAGACCGCCAAGTACGCCTCCGCGAAGTACCTGGACGCGCTGCCCACCGAGGGGTCGATGGGCGCGCACGGCTTCCGGGACCTCGAACTGGAGGCCGAGGTGCTGGAGCTGACCCGCAACTTCGGCATCGGCGCGCAGTTCGGCGGACGCTACTTCTGCCACGACGTCCGGGTGGTGCGGCTGCCCCGGCACGGCGCGTCCTGCCCGGTGGCGATCGCGGTGTCCTGCTCGGCCGACCGGCAGGCGGTCGCCAAGATCACCCCGTCGGGCGTGTGGCTGGAGCGTCTGGAAACCGACCCGGCCCGCTACCTGCCCGACGTCACCGACGAGACCCTGGAGACCTCCGAGGTCGTCCGGGTCGACCTGAACCGGCCGATGGACGAGATCCGGGCCGAGCTGTCGAGGTACCCGGTGAAGACCCGGCTGTCGCTGACCGGCCCGCTGGTCGTCGCCCGGGACATCGCCCACGCCAAGATCGCCGAGCGGCTGGACGCGGGCGAGCCGATGCCGCAGTACCTGCGCGACCACGCCGTCTACTACGCCGGCCCGGCCAAGACCCCCGAGGGGTACGCCTCCGGCTCGTTCGGCCCGACCACCGCCGGCCGGATGGACGCGTACGTGGAGAAGTTCCAGGCCGCCGGCGGCTCGCTGGTCATGCTCGCCAAGGGCAACCGGTCCGCCCAGGTGACCCGCTCCTGCGACCAGCACGGCGGTTTCTACCTCGGCTCGATCGGCGGGCCGGCGGCCCGGCTCGCCCAGGACTGCATCAAGCACGTCGAGGTCCTCGAATACCCCGAGCTGGGCATGGAGGCGGTCTGGAAGATCGAGGTGGAGGACTTCCCGGCCTTCATCGTGGTCGACGACAAGGGCAACGACTTCTTCGCCGAGGTCACCAAGCCGACCCTCACCATCGGCCGCCGCTAG